In the Shewanella sp. OMA3-2 genome, one interval contains:
- a CDS encoding bifunctional methionine sulfoxide reductase B/A protein, translated as MQLLTEIEKFVIEQKGTERPFSGEYVNHDAAGLYCCKKCLAPLYKSEHKFNAHCGWPAFDDEIAGAVDRTIDADGQRVEITCHQCGGHLGHVFEGERLTDKNIRHCVNSVSMVFKASSSLADETAKASTATLEQATFGAGCFWCVEAIFSALKGVDSVQSGYAGGEDKHANYDAVCSGRTGHAEVVHISFNPTIISFEELLEILFKSHNPTTLNQQGNDKGPQYRSVIFAHTAAQVDSANKIIDALQQAKIWPDPIVTEVVAFDVFYPAENYHNDYFAKHGEQPYCQLVVKPKFDKFKSLFADKLK; from the coding sequence ATGCAACTATTAACCGAAATTGAAAAGTTTGTCATTGAGCAAAAGGGCACCGAAAGACCATTTTCCGGCGAATACGTTAATCATGATGCAGCAGGTCTATATTGCTGTAAAAAATGTTTAGCGCCATTATATAAAAGTGAGCATAAGTTTAACGCTCATTGTGGTTGGCCAGCTTTTGACGATGAAATTGCAGGTGCAGTTGATCGCACAATTGATGCAGACGGGCAAAGAGTCGAGATAACCTGTCATCAGTGTGGCGGGCACTTAGGCCACGTTTTTGAAGGCGAGCGATTAACCGATAAAAATATTCGTCATTGTGTTAACTCTGTTTCCATGGTGTTTAAGGCAAGCTCAAGTTTAGCAGACGAAACGGCTAAAGCTTCAACAGCAACCTTAGAGCAAGCCACTTTTGGCGCAGGTTGTTTTTGGTGTGTCGAAGCAATATTTTCGGCGCTGAAGGGGGTTGATAGTGTGCAGTCTGGTTATGCTGGTGGAGAGGATAAACATGCAAACTATGATGCGGTTTGTTCTGGTAGAACTGGCCATGCAGAAGTGGTACATATTAGTTTTAACCCGACTATCATCAGTTTTGAAGAACTATTAGAAATATTGTTTAAAAGCCATAACCCTACGACATTAAATCAACAGGGCAATGATAAGGGGCCGCAGTATCGCTCTGTTATTTTTGCTCATACAGCCGCTCAAGTAGACAGCGCTAATAAGATAATTGATGCTTTACAGCAAGCTAAAATTTGGCCGGATCCTATTGTGACGGAAGTGGTAGCCTTTGATGTATTTTACCCAGCAGAAAACTATCACAATGATTATTTTGCTAAACATGGTGAACAACCTTATTGTCAACTGGTGGTAAAACCTAAATTTGATAAATTTAAGTCACTGTTTGCGGACAAATTAAAGTAA
- a CDS encoding DNA ligase yields MNTFLTDIMPTNILRVNLKRASINGYSPGFYVVIISVLLLHFFASYAHAEQENSKPQIQLAKSLTGTVTIENYLVSEKLDGVRAYWNGQQLLTKSGKLIHSPAWFIEDFPNTVFEGELWIGRGQFEVVSGLVRQAEANDTAWSKVKLMLFDLPLSDLTFEQRYQQLQIIAAKSEYLEAIDQVTIYSELELYQRLKHVVGQGAEGLMLHRKQATYVTGRTDNILKLKLKSDADAIVIGHTEGKGKYTGVMGALTVKMPNGIVFDIGTGFTDLQRQNPPSIGTLISYHHIGFTKNGVPRFASFWRIRDDEPKEP; encoded by the coding sequence ATGAACACATTTCTGACTGATATAATGCCTACCAATATACTGCGAGTTAATCTAAAACGTGCTTCAATAAACGGCTATTCCCCTGGTTTTTATGTCGTTATTATTAGCGTATTACTGCTACATTTTTTCGCCAGCTATGCTCATGCTGAACAGGAAAACTCTAAACCGCAAATACAATTAGCTAAGTCACTAACGGGCACTGTGACCATTGAGAATTATCTTGTTAGTGAAAAGTTAGATGGTGTCAGAGCTTATTGGAATGGACAACAACTATTAACAAAAAGCGGGAAACTGATACATTCGCCAGCTTGGTTTATTGAGGATTTTCCTAATACTGTATTTGAAGGCGAGTTATGGATAGGCCGCGGGCAATTTGAGGTGGTATCAGGTCTGGTGAGACAAGCAGAAGCGAATGATACCGCTTGGAGTAAAGTAAAGTTGATGTTATTTGATTTACCCTTATCAGACTTAACTTTTGAGCAGCGGTATCAACAATTACAAATCATTGCTGCTAAGTCAGAATATTTAGAAGCAATAGATCAGGTCACTATTTATTCAGAGCTTGAGTTGTATCAACGATTAAAGCATGTTGTTGGCCAGGGGGCTGAAGGCCTGATGTTACATCGAAAACAAGCGACTTATGTGACAGGTCGTACAGATAATATATTAAAATTAAAACTTAAAAGTGATGCTGACGCTATCGTCATCGGACACACAGAAGGCAAAGGTAAATATACTGGCGTGATGGGCGCATTAACGGTGAAAATGCCAAATGGGATCGTGTTTGATATTGGTACAGGGTTTACCGATCTTCAACGTCAAAACCCACCTTCAATAGGCACATTGATAAGTTATCATCATATTGGTTTTACTAAAAATGGGGTGCCAAGGTTTGCAAGCTTTTGGCGGATAAGAGATGATGAACCTAAGGAACCGTAA
- a CDS encoding isopenicillin N synthase family dioxygenase — protein MKLETIDYRAPDSAERFVKSLHETGFGVLSNHPIKQALVETIYQEWYAFFNSEEKQAYLFKPETQDGFFPASISETAKGHNVKDIKEYFHVYPWGRIPDTLRDNILEYYQQANHFASELLGWIEQHSPADVAEKYSIQLSEMISNSQKTLLRILHYPPMQGDEELGAIRAAAHEDINLITILPAANEPGLQVKNKQGEWVDVPSDFGSIIINIGDMLQEASGGYFPSTSHRVINPQGADKTKSRISLPLFLHPNPEVVLSERHTADSYLMERLRELGVI, from the coding sequence ATGAAACTAGAAACGATTGATTACCGTGCACCTGACAGTGCCGAGCGATTTGTAAAATCATTGCATGAAACTGGATTTGGGGTGCTATCCAATCATCCTATCAAGCAAGCTTTGGTCGAAACAATATATCAAGAATGGTACGCATTTTTTAATAGCGAAGAAAAACAAGCGTATTTATTTAAGCCTGAAACTCAAGATGGCTTTTTCCCTGCTTCAATATCTGAAACAGCAAAAGGACACAACGTAAAAGATATCAAAGAATATTTTCACGTCTATCCTTGGGGGCGCATCCCCGATACATTGCGTGATAATATTTTGGAATATTACCAACAAGCTAACCATTTTGCTTCGGAGTTGCTTGGGTGGATAGAGCAACACTCGCCTGCAGATGTTGCTGAAAAGTATTCGATACAATTATCTGAAATGATCAGTAACAGCCAAAAAACCCTGTTACGCATTCTGCATTATCCGCCAATGCAAGGCGATGAAGAGTTAGGTGCTATTCGCGCCGCAGCGCATGAAGATATCAACCTTATCACTATTTTACCGGCTGCGAATGAACCTGGTTTACAGGTCAAAAATAAACAAGGTGAATGGGTGGATGTACCCAGCGATTTTGGCAGTATCATCATCAATATTGGCGATATGTTACAAGAAGCGTCAGGGGGATATTTCCCATCAACATCACACAGAGTGATAAACCCACAAGGCGCGGACAAAACTAAGTCACGCATTTCTCTGCCCTTGTTTCTTCATCCAAATCCTGAAGTAGTGTTGTCTGAGCGACATACTGCTGACAGTTATTTAATGGAAAGGTTACGTGAATTAGGCGTAATTTAA
- a CDS encoding HAD-IA family hydrolase, with amino-acid sequence MTLQNKYDLVIFDWDGTLMDSIGAIVSCMQAAAEDLNIEVPSERAIRDLIGLSLPKILNILFTDLVHLHEDIVSRYRHHFLSTNTVSPLFAGSERLLNQLFTQGYTLAIATGKGRSGLERVLTLSGTGHYFAASRCADEMKSKPDPMMIDTLLAHFNVPAHRAVMIGDSVHDLHMANNAGVAAIGVSYGANLVEQLQTANPLAIVDNVAELVHHL; translated from the coding sequence ATGACATTGCAGAATAAATATGACTTAGTGATTTTTGATTGGGATGGCACCTTGATGGATTCCATCGGAGCCATTGTAAGTTGCATGCAAGCTGCGGCTGAGGATCTTAACATTGAGGTGCCAAGTGAACGTGCTATTCGTGACTTGATAGGACTTTCATTGCCAAAAATACTTAACATTTTATTCACTGATTTGGTTCATTTACATGAAGATATTGTCAGTCGTTATAGACACCATTTCTTGTCAACTAATACAGTTAGTCCATTGTTCGCGGGAAGTGAACGGTTATTAAACCAGCTTTTTACTCAAGGTTACACATTAGCGATTGCCACAGGTAAAGGTCGTTCGGGACTAGAAAGGGTGTTAACACTCAGTGGTACGGGACATTATTTTGCAGCGAGTCGGTGTGCTGATGAAATGAAAAGCAAACCTGATCCTATGATGATTGATACCTTGTTGGCGCATTTTAATGTGCCCGCTCATCGCGCGGTGATGATAGGGGATTCAGTTCATGATTTACATATGGCCAATAATGCGGGCGTTGCCGCAATAGGGGTTAGTTATGGTGCTAATTTAGTGGAACAACTGCAAACCGCTAATCCGTTAGCGATTGTCGATAATGTTGCTGAACTAGTGCATCACCTTTAA
- a CDS encoding low molecular weight protein-tyrosine-phosphatase: MTEVKSILFVCMGNICRSPTAEAIFRQKAQQYQLDIKVDSAGTIAYHQGDLPDPRSVKAGEARGIDFSGIRARQVIEQDFVDFDLILAADAANMKDLVARCPKQYRHKLSMMLAYGDTNVKDLKNIKDVPDPYYGGGNGFDLVIDLLENSLTALAKLLQSNR; encoded by the coding sequence ATGACAGAAGTAAAGTCGATATTATTTGTTTGTATGGGGAATATTTGTCGCTCTCCCACTGCAGAGGCTATTTTTAGACAAAAAGCCCAACAGTATCAGCTTGATATAAAAGTAGATTCAGCAGGTACAATAGCCTATCACCAAGGTGACTTACCTGATCCTCGCAGTGTTAAAGCGGGTGAGGCTCGTGGGATAGATTTTAGTGGTATTCGTGCCAGGCAGGTTATTGAACAAGACTTTGTTGATTTTGACCTTATTCTTGCAGCCGATGCCGCCAATATGAAAGATCTTGTGGCGCGGTGTCCAAAGCAATATCGACATAAACTATCAATGATGCTTGCTTATGGAGACACAAATGTCAAAGACCTTAAAAATATCAAAGATGTGCCTGATCCCTATTATGGCGGTGGCAATGGCTTTGACCTGGTGATTGATTTACTTGAAAATAGTTTGACCGCTTTGGCTAAGCTATTGCAAAGTAATAGGTGA
- the ylqF gene encoding ribosome biogenesis GTPase YlqF — protein MAIQWYPGHMHKARKEIEEVMPQVDLVIEVLDARIPYSSENPMVTQLRGGKPCIKLLNKSDLADPKVTEQWIEYLEREQGVKASAITTLQPAMVRMIPDLCRKLVPHRDIIEKDIRTMIMGIPNVGKSTIINTLAGRVIAKTGNEPAVTKKQQRINLRNGIVLSDTPGILWPKVDNEASSYRLAVTGAIKDTAMEYEDVAMFAAEYLLKAYPELICERYKIDHLPNSDFELLEEIGRKRGALRPGGRIDLHKASELLLHEFRSGKIGLLSLETPAMIEIEKVEVERIIAQKEADRLKKLELSKLKQSGKRHQG, from the coding sequence ATGGCAATTCAGTGGTATCCAGGACACATGCACAAAGCACGCAAAGAGATTGAAGAGGTTATGCCTCAAGTCGATTTGGTGATTGAAGTGCTAGATGCCCGCATTCCGTATAGTAGTGAAAACCCCATGGTGACTCAGTTACGTGGCGGTAAGCCCTGTATTAAACTGCTGAACAAATCAGATTTAGCCGACCCAAAAGTAACCGAGCAATGGATTGAATACCTAGAACGGGAACAAGGTGTAAAGGCCTCAGCCATTACGACGCTACAACCCGCAATGGTCAGAATGATCCCCGATTTATGCCGCAAGTTAGTCCCACATCGCGATATTATTGAAAAAGATATTCGTACCATGATTATGGGTATTCCTAACGTGGGTAAATCCACTATTATTAATACATTAGCAGGACGAGTTATCGCCAAAACAGGTAATGAACCTGCGGTGACGAAAAAGCAGCAACGAATTAACTTACGTAACGGTATTGTATTATCTGATACACCAGGCATTTTATGGCCAAAAGTTGACAATGAAGCAAGCAGTTATCGATTAGCTGTAACCGGCGCAATTAAAGATACCGCAATGGAATATGAAGATGTGGCCATGTTTGCTGCTGAATACTTACTCAAAGCCTATCCAGAGCTTATTTGTGAACGCTATAAAATTGATCATTTACCTAATTCTGACTTTGAATTATTGGAAGAAATTGGTCGTAAACGCGGGGCATTACGTCCTGGTGGGCGTATTGACTTACATAAAGCATCAGAGCTACTGCTGCATGAGTTCCGCTCAGGAAAAATTGGCTTGTTGAGCTTAGAAACCCCAGCGATGATCGAAATAGAGAAAGTTGAAGTTGAACGAATTATCGCTCAAAAAGAAGCTGATCGATTGAAAAAACTAGAACTTAGTAAGCTTAAACAATCTGGTAAACGTCATCAGGGCTAA
- the rluC gene encoding 23S rRNA pseudouridine(955/2504/2580) synthase RluC: protein MNTETTPQVHFVTIDEDNVEQRIDNFLLTKLKGVPKSMIYRIVRKGEVRVNKKRIKPEYKLQIDDVVRIPPVRVAEKDNRTAPSPNLSRVSQLEERIIHEDKYLIVLNKPAGIAVHGGSGVDYGVIEGLRSLRPQQKFLELVHRLDKDTSGVLLVAKKRSALKHLHEQLRSKTMQKDYLALVRGDWQAKDKVIKAPLLKITLKSGERIVRVNPEGKECETRYRIMQRFDGATLVKASPVTGRTHQIRVHCQFAGHAIACDDKYSEQKFDDSMRAIGLNRLFLHAAELKFTHPETDTTMQVSAPLDDVLLQTLEKLNKI from the coding sequence ATGAATACTGAAACTACCCCCCAAGTTCACTTCGTCACCATAGACGAAGATAATGTTGAACAACGAATTGATAATTTTCTATTAACTAAGCTCAAAGGCGTTCCTAAAAGCATGATTTATCGAATCGTGCGTAAAGGCGAGGTGAGAGTTAATAAGAAACGAATTAAACCGGAATATAAACTTCAAATAGATGATGTTGTGCGCATTCCACCCGTTAGAGTGGCAGAAAAAGATAATCGCACTGCACCGTCGCCTAATTTATCCAGAGTCTCTCAGTTAGAAGAGCGCATTATTCATGAAGATAAGTATCTTATCGTATTGAATAAGCCTGCAGGTATTGCTGTGCATGGTGGCAGTGGCGTAGATTATGGTGTAATTGAAGGGCTGCGTTCACTTCGACCTCAACAAAAGTTTTTAGAGCTGGTACATCGTTTAGATAAAGATACCTCTGGCGTTTTGTTGGTGGCTAAAAAGCGCAGCGCGTTAAAGCACCTACATGAGCAGCTACGCAGTAAAACAATGCAAAAAGATTATTTAGCATTAGTGCGCGGCGATTGGCAGGCAAAAGATAAGGTAATAAAAGCTCCCTTGTTAAAAATTACCCTAAAGTCGGGTGAGCGAATTGTTAGGGTTAATCCAGAAGGCAAAGAATGCGAAACGCGTTATCGAATTATGCAACGCTTTGACGGCGCTACTTTAGTCAAAGCAAGTCCTGTGACTGGTCGAACCCATCAAATTCGGGTTCATTGTCAATTTGCAGGCCATGCAATTGCCTGTGATGATAAGTATAGCGAGCAGAAATTTGACGACAGTATGCGTGCGATAGGTTTGAATCGGTTATTTTTACATGCTGCCGAGCTTAAGTTCACGCACCCTGAAACGGATACTACCATGCAAGTTAGTGCCCCGTTAGATGATGTGCTGTTACAAACACTGGAAAAACTCAACAAGATTTAA
- the rne gene encoding ribonuclease E: MKRMLINATQSEELRVALVDGQQLYDLDIESPGHEQKKSNIYKGKITRVEPSLEAAFVDYGADRHGFLPLKEIAREYFPKGYSFQGRPNIKEVVQEGQEVIVQIDKEERGNKGAALTTFISLAGSYLVLMPNNPRAGGISRRIEGDERTELKEAISELEVPNGMGLIVRTAGVGKESTELKWDLKVLQHHWDAIQEASKTKGAPFLIHQESNVIVRAIRDYLRRDVGEILIDHPRIYEEAKLHIGLVRPDFLERVKMYDSEVPLFTHFQIESQIESAFQREVRLPSGGSIVIDPTEALTSIDINSARATKGGDIEETALNTNLEAADEIARQLRLRDLGGLVVIDFIDMTPVRHQREVENRMRDAVHHDRARVQLGRISRFGLMEMSRQRLRPSLEESAAHLCPRCHGQGTIRSTESLALSILRLMEEEAIKEHTTQIEAIVPVDVAAFLLNEKRKAIRITEERHGVEVYVIPDAHMQTPEYRVIRRKNDDEITESSFKRVEAPKSELYEPRKLERTLAPEPALKGFAAPQKTVEEPKAAPVQPVVAAIPGLFSRITSAISAFFNSNETETKEKPVANKPAVTLDKTNPRRSRRNDTGDNRNESRNDSRNDTRRKRNDKDSATADNKTTRGRNKPTRDKDDTKTVNKSESLAKSVTSDDKPTKTVAAEKTPKQEAARERRQRRNMRRKVRIENEQTSDEAVLATTLAKTPNEATPADLTKDVRNDANNVETAELVANVNTDDKANSEVNNSAKDSKPVRKRQPRKEKSTDAQTVDNSATVEQTNVVAEDAAGTPVAASEEAVTTTEPTTLVDEDVNVTATASEHDESDDDKRDGQRRSRRSPRHLRAAGQRRRRDDDEGTPSDAAPVFTPVDELDRQLTEELAQTQAASVVEVNQPAITVPVSENTTTETTVTEVKVEASTELTQVAEVQTAPVMESKAEAETKAETENKVVEVTAEKSVSVTPETQPATVITEVAEVVTPEKDVLSKPAEVKQTKSAVNAPMAKPAPMVRKAVEKATEPKAEQTKAEPVTSPKPASNSRFGSMVSSTTTKPTIEVREQQAVPQGKSYAETDKPAVKSSFANSATAEMTKPQS; this comes from the coding sequence ATGAAACGTATGTTAATTAATGCAACTCAATCTGAAGAGTTGCGTGTCGCCCTAGTAGATGGGCAACAACTGTATGATCTGGATATTGAAAGCCCAGGTCACGAGCAGAAAAAATCAAATATTTACAAAGGTAAAATCACCCGCGTAGAACCCTCTTTAGAAGCAGCATTTGTAGACTATGGCGCTGACCGTCATGGTTTTCTTCCGTTAAAAGAAATTGCTCGCGAATACTTCCCTAAAGGTTACTCTTTCCAAGGCCGTCCTAACATCAAAGAAGTGGTGCAAGAAGGTCAAGAAGTTATCGTTCAAATCGATAAAGAAGAGCGTGGCAACAAAGGCGCGGCCTTAACAACCTTTATCAGTCTTGCTGGTTCTTATTTAGTATTAATGCCAAACAATCCGCGCGCAGGTGGCATATCTCGTCGCATTGAAGGTGATGAACGTACTGAATTAAAAGAAGCCATATCAGAACTGGAAGTCCCTAATGGTATGGGCTTAATTGTTCGTACTGCAGGTGTTGGTAAGGAATCAACAGAATTGAAGTGGGACTTAAAAGTCTTACAACATCACTGGGATGCCATTCAAGAAGCCTCTAAAACTAAAGGTGCTCCTTTCTTAATTCATCAAGAAAGTAATGTTATTGTTCGTGCAATTCGTGACTATTTACGTCGCGATGTCGGCGAAATCCTCATCGATCATCCACGTATTTATGAAGAAGCTAAATTACATATTGGCTTGGTTCGTCCAGACTTCCTTGAACGCGTTAAGATGTACGATTCAGAAGTGCCATTATTTACCCATTTCCAAATCGAATCTCAAATTGAGTCAGCTTTCCAACGTGAAGTTCGTTTGCCATCAGGTGGTTCAATTGTTATTGACCCTACTGAAGCATTAACCTCTATCGATATTAACTCAGCCCGCGCCACTAAAGGCGGTGATATTGAAGAAACAGCATTAAATACCAACCTTGAAGCTGCAGACGAAATTGCCCGTCAATTACGTTTACGTGATTTGGGTGGATTAGTGGTTATCGACTTTATCGATATGACGCCTGTTCGTCATCAACGTGAAGTTGAAAATCGCATGCGTGATGCTGTACATCATGACCGTGCACGTGTGCAATTAGGCCGTATTTCTCGTTTTGGCTTAATGGAAATGTCACGTCAGCGCTTACGCCCTTCTTTAGAAGAGTCTGCTGCACATTTATGCCCTCGCTGCCATGGTCAAGGTACTATCCGTAGTACAGAATCTTTAGCGTTATCGATTTTACGCTTAATGGAAGAAGAAGCCATTAAAGAGCATACCACTCAAATTGAAGCCATTGTTCCGGTTGATGTTGCCGCGTTTTTACTTAACGAAAAACGTAAAGCCATTCGCATTACCGAAGAACGTCATGGTGTAGAAGTCTATGTTATTCCTGATGCGCACATGCAAACACCTGAATATCGAGTGATCCGCCGTAAAAATGATGATGAAATCACAGAATCAAGCTTTAAGCGCGTAGAAGCACCTAAATCGGAATTGTACGAGCCTCGTAAATTAGAGCGAACTTTAGCACCAGAGCCTGCTTTAAAAGGTTTTGCCGCACCGCAAAAAACTGTTGAAGAGCCGAAAGCAGCTCCAGTTCAACCGGTAGTTGCTGCTATTCCTGGTTTATTCAGTCGCATTACGTCTGCAATTAGTGCTTTCTTTAACAGTAATGAAACTGAAACAAAAGAAAAGCCTGTAGCTAATAAGCCTGCGGTAACACTAGATAAAACGAACCCTCGTCGCAGTCGTCGTAATGATACTGGTGATAATCGTAATGAAAGTCGTAATGACAGCCGTAACGATACTCGCCGTAAGCGTAACGATAAAGATTCAGCAACAGCTGATAACAAAACTACTCGTGGTCGTAATAAGCCTACCCGTGACAAAGATGACACTAAAACAGTCAACAAATCTGAATCGCTAGCTAAGTCGGTAACAAGTGACGATAAGCCTACCAAAACTGTTGCGGCTGAAAAGACACCTAAACAAGAAGCCGCTCGTGAACGTCGTCAGCGCCGTAATATGCGCAGAAAAGTACGAATAGAGAATGAGCAAACGAGTGACGAAGCCGTTTTAGCCACTACTTTAGCAAAAACGCCTAACGAAGCCACCCCAGCTGATTTAACTAAAGATGTGCGCAATGATGCTAACAATGTTGAGACAGCTGAATTAGTTGCTAATGTTAATACTGATGATAAAGCTAATTCTGAAGTTAACAACTCAGCTAAAGACAGCAAGCCTGTACGTAAACGTCAGCCTCGTAAAGAAAAATCTACTGATGCTCAAACAGTGGATAATTCAGCGACAGTTGAACAAACCAATGTAGTAGCAGAAGACGCAGCAGGCACCCCTGTAGCAGCATCGGAAGAAGCTGTAACCACTACAGAGCCAACTACACTTGTTGATGAAGATGTTAACGTGACAGCAACTGCGTCTGAACATGATGAGTCTGATGATGATAAACGTGATGGTCAGCGTCGCAGTCGCCGCAGCCCTCGCCATCTTCGTGCAGCCGGTCAACGTCGTCGCCGTGATGATGACGAAGGTACCCCTTCTGATGCCGCGCCAGTGTTCACACCTGTTGATGAGCTTGATAGGCAATTAACTGAAGAACTCGCACAAACTCAAGCTGCTAGCGTAGTTGAAGTTAATCAACCGGCTATCACAGTACCAGTATCAGAAAATACAACTACTGAGACAACAGTTACTGAAGTAAAAGTAGAAGCATCAACTGAATTAACACAAGTGGCAGAAGTGCAAACCGCACCTGTCATGGAAAGTAAAGCTGAAGCTGAAACTAAAGCTGAAACTGAAAATAAAGTGGTTGAAGTTACTGCTGAAAAATCGGTATCAGTGACACCTGAAACACAGCCCGCGACAGTAATAACTGAAGTAGCTGAAGTTGTAACACCAGAAAAAGACGTGCTGTCAAAGCCAGCTGAAGTTAAGCAGACTAAATCCGCTGTGAATGCGCCTATGGCGAAGCCTGCTCCAATGGTACGTAAAGCGGTTGAGAAAGCTACTGAGCCAAAAGCTGAGCAAACTAAAGCAGAACCTGTTACGTCACCAAAACCTGCCAGCAATAGCCGTTTTGGTTCAATGGTGAGTTCAACTACAACTAAACCTACGATTGAAGTTCGTGAACAGCAAGCTGTACCTCAAGGTAAAAGCTATGCTGAAACAGACAAGCCGGCTGTAAAATCAAGCTTTGCTAACAGTGCAACGGCTGAGATGACTAAACCGCAGTCATAA
- a CDS encoding SulP family inorganic anion transporter — MFDIIRHKTASSKADILSGLTVALALIPEAVAFAFVAHVEPMVGLYAAFIMGLITAVIGGRPGMISGATGAMAVVMVSLVVEHGVQYLFAAVVLAGIIQILAGAFKLGKFIRIVPYPVMIGFVNGLAIVIFLAQLGQFKVKDAAGNMVWLAQEPMMIMIGLILLTMAIIHFLPKITTAIPSSLVAILTVTGLVVGLEMDTRNVLDFLKTMSGNDAVTIAGSLPSFSIPSVPFNFETLYIILPYACILAAVGLIESLLTLTVIDEMTNTRGKGNKECVGQGVGNITSGFFGAMGGCAMIGQSMININSGGRGRLSGITAALALLAFILFGSAFIEIIPLAALVGVMFIVVLGTFEWASFKVMNKVPKHDAFVIVLVTTVTVFTDLAFAVFVGVIVSALVFAWEHAKHINVEISEDENGWKVYRLNGPLFFGSVANFLELFDAQNDTQDVIVDFKNSRVADHSALGAIDTLAERYVNAGKRLHLRHLSQDCITLLHKAGDLVEVNLIEDPHYKVADDKLD, encoded by the coding sequence ATGTTCGATATCATTCGTCATAAGACTGCCAGTAGTAAAGCAGATATTCTCTCAGGCTTAACCGTTGCACTTGCGCTTATCCCTGAAGCGGTCGCATTTGCGTTTGTTGCACATGTTGAGCCAATGGTCGGGCTATATGCGGCATTCATTATGGGCTTAATAACCGCTGTCATTGGTGGGCGTCCAGGTATGATCTCCGGTGCAACCGGTGCAATGGCCGTTGTAATGGTGTCATTAGTGGTTGAGCACGGGGTACAATATTTATTTGCAGCGGTGGTACTTGCCGGCATAATCCAAATTTTGGCAGGTGCTTTTAAACTCGGAAAATTTATTCGTATCGTGCCATACCCTGTCATGATAGGGTTTGTAAATGGTTTGGCTATTGTTATCTTTCTCGCTCAGCTTGGACAATTTAAAGTTAAAGACGCTGCGGGTAATATGGTGTGGTTAGCGCAAGAGCCCATGATGATCATGATTGGTTTAATTTTACTCACCATGGCTATTATTCATTTTCTCCCCAAAATCACCACTGCCATTCCATCTTCATTAGTAGCCATCCTTACTGTTACCGGATTAGTGGTTGGTTTAGAAATGGATACTCGCAACGTATTGGACTTTTTAAAAACCATGAGTGGCAATGATGCTGTAACGATTGCAGGCTCACTACCCAGTTTCTCTATACCTAGCGTACCGTTTAATTTTGAAACCTTGTATATCATTTTACCGTACGCATGTATTTTAGCCGCGGTAGGGTTAATTGAATCGCTGCTAACATTAACGGTTATCGATGAAATGACCAATACCCGCGGTAAAGGTAATAAAGAATGTGTCGGACAAGGCGTTGGTAATATCACTAGTGGCTTCTTTGGCGCTATGGGTGGTTGTGCCATGATTGGCCAGTCTATGATTAACATTAACTCTGGTGGCCGTGGACGTTTATCTGGCATTACGGCTGCACTCGCCCTGCTAGCATTTATTCTATTTGGTTCTGCATTTATCGAAATTATTCCACTGGCAGCATTAGTCGGTGTGATGTTTATTGTAGTGCTCGGAACCTTTGAATGGGCAAGCTTTAAGGTAATGAACAAAGTGCCTAAGCATGATGCATTTGTCATCGTGCTGGTGACAACCGTGACGGTATTTACTGATTTAGCATTTGCGGTATTTGTCGGTGTTATTGTGTCGGCTTTGGTATTTGCTTGGGAACATGCCAAACATATCAATGTTGAGATAAGTGAAGATGAAAATGGCTGGAAAGTTTATCGTTTAAATGGGCCACTATTTTTTGGCTCTGTCGCTAATTTTCTTGAATTATTTGACGCGCAAAATGATACACAAGATGTCATTGTTGACTTTAAAAACTCACGAGTTGCGGACCACTCGGCATTAGGAGCGATTGATACCTTAGCAGAACGTTATGTTAATGCTGGTAAACGCTTGCATTTAAGACATTTAAGCCAAGATTGTATTACTTTATTGCATAAAGCTGGTGACTTAGTTGAAGTCAATTTAATTGAAGATCCACATTATAAAGTGGCTGATGACAAATTAGATTAG